A section of the Gemmatimonadales bacterium genome encodes:
- the tyrS gene encoding tyrosine--tRNA ligase: MPDFPPLNEQMDAIRRGSVEVIPEDLLAKKIERSLNTGEPLVVKQGFDPTRPHLHLGYMVSIRKLRTFQDLGHRVVFLIGDFTALVGDPSGRSETRPRLTEEEVQQNAATYREQVFKVLDPKHTILDRNSRWHGELKLTDVLTLAAHYTLARLLERDDFAKRFDARTPISILELLYPLLQGYDSVALKSDVEVGGTDQKFNLLVGRTLMERYGLEPQVCVIMPLLRGTDGERKMSQSYDNFIGITETPEDQYGKTMSIPDTLLAEWTTLVSSLGAPDLPAALEKCRKKPYEAKRRLARDIVTQFHGAEAAERASAHFDKLFKAKEAPTERPRFTHAPASLAVVLKDIGFAKSISEARRMVTQGGVQIDGAKVAGANTELMAGAYVVKYGKLKFADVVIE, encoded by the coding sequence ATGCCCGACTTTCCGCCTCTCAACGAGCAGATGGACGCGATCCGACGCGGCTCGGTCGAAGTCATTCCCGAAGACCTGCTCGCGAAGAAGATCGAGCGCTCGCTCAACACCGGCGAGCCGCTGGTCGTGAAGCAGGGCTTCGACCCCACGCGCCCGCACCTGCACCTCGGCTACATGGTGTCGATACGAAAGCTCCGAACGTTTCAGGACCTGGGGCACCGCGTCGTTTTCCTAATAGGCGACTTCACCGCGCTGGTGGGCGACCCCAGCGGCCGCAGCGAGACCCGGCCCCGGCTCACCGAAGAAGAGGTGCAGCAGAACGCGGCGACTTACCGCGAGCAGGTGTTCAAGGTGCTCGACCCGAAGCACACGATCCTCGACCGGAACAGCCGTTGGCACGGCGAGCTGAAGCTCACGGACGTGCTGACCCTCGCGGCGCACTACACGCTGGCGCGCCTGCTGGAGCGCGACGATTTCGCCAAGCGGTTCGACGCTCGAACGCCGATCTCGATCCTCGAGCTGCTCTATCCGCTGCTACAGGGGTACGACTCGGTCGCGCTGAAGTCGGACGTGGAAGTGGGAGGCACGGACCAGAAGTTCAACCTCCTGGTCGGGCGCACCCTGATGGAGCGCTACGGGCTGGAGCCGCAGGTGTGCGTGATAATGCCGCTGCTGCGCGGCACCGACGGCGAGCGCAAGATGTCGCAGAGCTACGACAACTTCATCGGCATCACCGAGACGCCGGAAGACCAGTACGGGAAGACGATGTCCATCCCGGACACCCTGCTCGCGGAGTGGACCACACTCGTCTCCTCGCTAGGCGCGCCCGACCTGCCGGCCGCGCTCGAGAAGTGCCGGAAGAAGCCGTACGAGGCCAAGCGCCGGCTCGCACGCGACATCGTGACGCAGTTCCACGGCGCGGAAGCGGCGGAGCGGGCCTCGGCGCACTTCGACAAGCTGTTCAAGGCGAAGGAGGCGCCGACGGAGCGGCCGCGCTTCACGCACGCGCCGGCGAGCCTTGCCGTCGTACTCAAGGACATCGGCTTCGCGAAATCGATATCCGAGGCGCGGCGGATGGTCACGCAGGGAGGAGTGCAGATCGACGGCGCGAAGGTGGCGGGCGCGAACACCGAGTTGATGGCGGGGGCCTACGTCGTGAAGTATGGTAAGCTGAAGTTCGCGGACGTCGTTATTGAATGA
- a CDS encoding aminotransferase class V-fold PLP-dependent enzyme: MTHVAAAPRLRELVRELRDREFPWTAATTYLNNASVGPIPERTRLALEAFNAKRTAPHLLPDRELMAHLASARAAAARLINATPEEIALGPNTTYGINVAAGALPLARGETVLLSDREFPANVYPWLALRKRGVEVELAPVNAEGFPDEDYLVERLSDPRVRVLAVSFVQFSNGFRADLARLSAACRANGAYLVVDAIQGLGNSPLDVRETPVDVLACGGQKWLLSPWGSGFCYVRRELIPTVEPASVGWMAFEGTEDFTNLVNYGDRLRDDARRFEVHTVAFQDQLGMATSLGLLMELGVDAIGGYVRSLAEPVLEWSRRRGVRIVSPADDLHRSGIVCVAPEDAREAHRRLKQAGVICAFREGAIRLSPHCYNTIDEMEKVVDVLETVMSVRR, encoded by the coding sequence ATGACGCACGTCGCCGCCGCGCCGCGGCTGCGCGAACTCGTACGGGAGCTGCGCGACCGCGAGTTCCCCTGGACCGCGGCGACCACCTACCTCAACAACGCATCCGTCGGACCGATCCCCGAGCGCACCCGCCTCGCGCTCGAGGCGTTCAACGCCAAGCGCACCGCGCCACACCTGTTGCCCGACCGCGAGCTCATGGCCCATCTCGCTTCAGCGCGCGCGGCCGCGGCCCGGCTCATCAACGCGACGCCGGAAGAGATCGCGCTCGGGCCCAACACGACGTACGGGATCAACGTCGCCGCGGGAGCGCTGCCGCTGGCGCGCGGCGAGACCGTGCTGCTCAGCGACCGCGAGTTCCCGGCCAACGTGTATCCGTGGCTGGCGCTCCGGAAACGTGGCGTCGAGGTCGAGCTCGCGCCCGTCAACGCCGAGGGGTTCCCCGACGAGGACTACCTCGTCGAGCGCCTGAGCGACCCCAGGGTGCGCGTGCTCGCGGTGTCGTTCGTGCAGTTCAGCAACGGTTTCAGGGCCGACCTCGCGCGCCTTTCGGCGGCGTGCCGCGCCAACGGCGCGTACCTGGTCGTGGACGCGATACAGGGACTTGGCAACTCGCCGCTCGACGTGCGCGAGACGCCGGTGGACGTGCTTGCCTGCGGCGGGCAGAAGTGGTTGCTCTCGCCGTGGGGCTCCGGTTTCTGCTACGTGCGGCGCGAGCTGATCCCCACGGTGGAGCCCGCGAGCGTGGGGTGGATGGCGTTCGAGGGGACCGAGGACTTCACCAACCTGGTGAACTACGGCGACCGGCTTCGCGACGACGCGCGACGCTTCGAGGTGCACACCGTCGCCTTCCAGGACCAGCTCGGCATGGCGACGTCCCTGGGGCTGCTGATGGAGCTGGGCGTCGACGCGATCGGCGGGTACGTGCGCTCGCTGGCGGAGCCGGTGCTGGAGTGGTCGCGCCGCCGCGGGGTGCGCATCGTCTCACCGGCCGACGACCTCCACCGGTCGGGGATCGTGTGCGTGGCGCCCGAGGATGCGCGCGAAGCGCATCGGAGGCTCAAGCAGGCGGGAGTGATCTGCGCCTTCCGGGAGGGGGCGATTCGGCTCAGCCCACACTGCTACAATACGATTGACGAGATGGAGAAGGTGGTGGATGTGTTGGAAACGGTGATGAGTGTCAGGCGATAA
- a CDS encoding patatin-like phospholipase family protein — MARQAAVNPTWRFGLVLGGGGMRGLAHVGVLRALEERGWIPAEIVGTSIGSLLGAVWATGRYTIAEMEQISLDLTRRDIFQIAHGDMAFKRMRSPALYRSEPLAALIQRLVGDVKFRELKRTLIINSVDINSGTQMFWGLPGLGDMRVADAVFASCALPGFFAPHEIGGRFYVDGAIVDNLPVRIAAARGMDAVVAVNVGASSLLRADTQEAGFAAVYARGSEIVFQQAMEWHLRSWAKPPLLLVQPSVQQLPMMSFDHTRELMDEGHRATRVALERTGNAIQAATEGIFPRRLVQIRVNEERCIGCGACLSYSAPGMFRMENGKAVGPDGPCEWSPIDGDVIRHCPTFAITARPVPAASPSA; from the coding sequence ATGGCACGGCAAGCGGCGGTGAATCCCACCTGGCGTTTCGGTCTCGTCCTGGGCGGCGGCGGCATGCGCGGTCTCGCGCACGTGGGTGTGCTGCGCGCGCTCGAGGAGCGCGGCTGGATCCCCGCCGAGATCGTCGGCACCAGCATCGGGTCGCTGCTGGGAGCGGTCTGGGCCACCGGCCGGTACACCATCGCCGAGATGGAGCAGATCTCGCTCGATCTCACCCGTCGCGACATCTTCCAGATCGCGCACGGCGACATGGCGTTCAAGCGGATGCGCTCGCCCGCCCTCTACCGTTCCGAGCCCCTCGCCGCGCTCATCCAGCGCCTCGTCGGAGACGTGAAGTTCCGGGAGCTCAAGCGTACCCTCATCATCAATTCCGTCGACATCAACAGCGGCACCCAGATGTTCTGGGGGCTGCCGGGCCTCGGGGACATGCGGGTGGCGGACGCGGTGTTCGCCTCGTGCGCGCTGCCCGGGTTCTTCGCGCCCCACGAGATCGGCGGCCGCTTCTACGTGGACGGCGCGATCGTGGACAACCTTCCGGTGCGCATCGCCGCGGCGCGCGGCATGGACGCGGTGGTGGCGGTGAACGTGGGGGCGTCGAGCCTCCTTCGCGCCGACACGCAGGAGGCGGGGTTCGCGGCGGTCTACGCGCGCGGCTCCGAGATCGTATTCCAGCAGGCGATGGAGTGGCACCTGCGCTCCTGGGCCAAGCCACCGTTGCTCCTGGTGCAGCCCAGCGTGCAGCAACTTCCCATGATGTCTTTCGACCACACGCGCGAGTTGATGGACGAGGGTCACCGCGCGACGCGGGTGGCGCTCGAGCGGACGGGGAACGCGATCCAGGCCGCGACCGAGGGGATCTTCCCCCGGCGGCTGGTGCAGATCCGCGTCAACGAGGAGCGGTGCATAGGCTGCGGCGCCTGCCTCAGCTACTCGGCGCCCGGGATGTTCAGGATGGAGAATGGGAAGGCAGTCGGGCCCGATGGCCCGTGCGAGTGGTCGCCGATAGACGGCGACGTGATCCGGCACTGCCCGACCTTCGCGATCACGGCGCGGCCCGTGCCGGCCGCCTCGCCATCCGCCTAA
- a CDS encoding cytochrome c3 family protein: MGVAVGLVAALCGCGREEGGARRLAHQRVACLGCHREGAVEAGRVGVPDGACSTQRCHPTGGPARARVAMVEFAHDSHPAGDGRVVPCAACHSHAPDSMSLAADASACVLCHFTQIAGRSDTGCAGCHPAPRHTRQTSQGLQLPHPSLQSAQVPCTRCHYQLVEGDTAVAVARCTDCHRGDRARPAETIDTTINAARAHTTHGDFACRACHTQPAHRVVAMSSSIVLRCLDCHASRHRRPIPADTSRTAACADCHESVHSEQQRLMLGLMPGEELRPNSMFMAGVTCRSCHAAPGQAPPRPGRSLRTTPAACTGCHGGEWSGILQRWRRGYARRRDWVSGYLRDAEAALGDSAAPRAAKVRLRQAGSQLAFVDRAGPMHNLPVVDQVMRRALALTVEAYQLASRTPPPRPELGPPVADGGCTYCHYGIEEARAGGDTVSGRPLTHAGHVLEAGLSCDNCHAAGRAPPGIPDSLWIDTTRTDRGPRRRVS; this comes from the coding sequence TTGGGCGTCGCCGTCGGGTTGGTCGCCGCGCTCTGCGGCTGTGGGCGCGAGGAGGGCGGGGCACGGCGACTCGCGCACCAGCGCGTGGCGTGTCTCGGCTGCCACCGGGAGGGCGCCGTGGAGGCCGGGCGCGTCGGTGTGCCGGACGGGGCTTGCTCCACGCAGCGCTGCCACCCGACCGGCGGCCCGGCGCGGGCGCGCGTGGCGATGGTGGAGTTCGCGCACGACAGCCACCCGGCGGGCGACGGCCGCGTCGTCCCGTGCGCGGCCTGCCACTCTCACGCGCCGGACTCGATGTCTCTCGCCGCGGACGCGTCGGCCTGCGTGCTGTGCCACTTCACGCAAATCGCCGGGCGCAGCGACACCGGCTGCGCCGGCTGCCACCCAGCTCCTCGACACACGCGGCAGACCAGCCAGGGCCTGCAGCTGCCACATCCCTCGCTTCAGAGCGCCCAGGTGCCGTGCACGCGCTGCCACTACCAGCTCGTGGAGGGCGATACGGCGGTAGCTGTCGCGCGTTGCACCGACTGCCACCGGGGTGACCGCGCCCGCCCGGCCGAGACGATCGATACGACGATCAACGCCGCGCGGGCGCACACCACGCACGGTGACTTCGCCTGCCGGGCCTGCCACACGCAGCCGGCGCACCGGGTGGTCGCGATGAGCTCGTCCATCGTGCTACGGTGCCTGGACTGTCACGCGTCCCGGCACCGGCGGCCCATCCCCGCCGACACGTCGCGGACCGCGGCCTGCGCCGACTGCCATGAAAGCGTGCACTCGGAGCAGCAGCGACTCATGCTCGGCCTGATGCCGGGCGAGGAGCTCCGCCCCAACTCGATGTTCATGGCCGGGGTCACCTGCCGCTCCTGTCACGCGGCGCCGGGCCAGGCGCCGCCCCGCCCCGGACGGTCGTTGCGCACCACGCCCGCGGCGTGCACCGGCTGCCACGGCGGCGAATGGAGCGGCATCCTGCAAAGGTGGCGTCGCGGATACGCGCGTCGGCGCGATTGGGTGAGCGGCTATTTGCGCGACGCGGAAGCGGCGCTCGGCGACAGCGCGGCCCCCCGCGCCGCGAAGGTCAGGCTCCGTCAGGCAGGAAGCCAGCTCGCGTTCGTGGACCGCGCGGGGCCGATGCACAACCTGCCGGTGGTGGACCAGGTGATGCGGCGCGCCCTCGCTCTGACCGTGGAGGCGTACCAGCTGGCGTCGCGCACCCCACCGCCGCGGCCGGAGCTGGGGCCCCCGGTCGCCGACGGCGGCTGTACCTACTGTCACTACGGGATCGAGGAGGCGCGGGCGGGAGGCGATACTGTTTCGGGAAGGCCTCTGACCCACGCCGGGCACGTTCTCGAGGCCGGTCTCTCGTGCGACAACTGTCACGCGGCGGGCCGGGCGCCTCCCGGCATCCCGGACAGTCTATGGATAGACACGACGCGCACGGACCGGGGCCCGCGGCGGAGGGTCAGTTAG
- a CDS encoding sigma 54-interacting transcriptional regulator, with the protein MAGERLLIVEDDALLRSVLAERLQHEGIEVAAAGTLREARAGLDTAAPDVVLLDLRLPDGEGLDLLREAAHGGDSVWVVMTAHATVSLAVEALKLGAHDFLEKPFSLDRAVATVRQALAVTALRREVAALRDRSSLAGTTVIGTGPAMERVFELVARLAAADATTVLIEGESGTGKGAIAQAIHRLGPRAARPFMNVTCSALPETLMESELFGHERGAFTDAHAAKRGLVEMADGGTLFLDEIGELTPGVQAKLLRFIEEKTFRRLGATRDLKVDVRIMAATNRSLAEEVDAGRFRADLFYRLRVIPITMPPLRERPEDIEPLAKHFVAQFNRELGKRVRGVEPGALAVLARYPWPGNVRELKNVIERAVLLADGETLGTRELPPELAAPQASAAVSGGTTLEEVERRLLVAALEHARGNQSRAAEALGISRHQVRTRMKRYGLLAAALLAVAPLLRAQTAAERRTSAQCEICHADREFLHRRAPAGYHADSLFVSRDELSGTVHASVPCVRCHPIPGLLPHPEEGRAVVPCGTCHTEADSLWRAGPHGGRRGREEAGCASCHGTHDVRPSRELERGAGAIALSARCVACHADRPFPPGDVHKDRVSCATCHGAHMIQPVRDPATRGVPIAISERCAGCHDSVATVAFRDVHGIAARAQVAGAAPLHADTAATCVACHGGHGMKPAHALDREVALVERCGACHRREGESYADTYHGRATRVGYYRAARCVDCHGSHEIFPSSDPRASTSAGRRVETCAACHGSAARPSFVSYRAHVRARDPSDSPPVFAAWLLMNVLLFSVFAVFGLHTVLWLARLLEIRWAERRRRKALGLPPRPKERTPMDSADRGKGPYVWRFKLFHRLVHGVSVVSFFALVITGLPLRFSCAVWAVDMMRLLGGTRVAGLVHRGAGAVTVLYFTAHVVYTTVLLLRSTNRRAMLWGPDSVVPQPQDFRDFVQMFKWFFGRAPYPRFGRYGYNEKFHYFGAFWGIVLLGGTGLIRWFPGIFTRILPGWAFNVAAVIHSEEAMLAAGFMFLIHFFNVHLRPDKFPLDGVMFTGRATAESLEADHPLTAETWGDLASRPVSPRAVPDAPAPPPPRWMTIAAATLGLLALAVGLVIVGMIMWVQLC; encoded by the coding sequence ATGGCCGGAGAGCGTCTCCTCATCGTGGAAGACGATGCCCTGCTGCGCAGCGTGCTCGCCGAGCGGTTGCAGCACGAAGGCATCGAGGTGGCGGCCGCCGGTACCCTGCGTGAGGCGCGCGCCGGGCTGGACACCGCTGCGCCGGATGTCGTGCTGCTCGACCTCCGCCTGCCGGACGGCGAAGGGCTCGATCTGCTCCGCGAGGCGGCGCACGGCGGCGACAGCGTGTGGGTCGTGATGACCGCGCACGCCACGGTCAGCCTGGCCGTGGAAGCGCTGAAGCTCGGCGCGCACGATTTCCTGGAAAAGCCGTTCTCGCTGGATCGCGCGGTCGCGACCGTGCGGCAGGCGCTGGCGGTGACGGCGCTGCGCCGCGAGGTCGCGGCGCTGCGGGACCGCAGCTCGCTGGCCGGCACGACGGTGATCGGCACCGGACCGGCAATGGAGCGCGTCTTCGAGCTGGTCGCGCGCCTGGCCGCGGCGGATGCGACCACCGTACTGATCGAGGGCGAGAGCGGCACCGGCAAGGGCGCGATCGCGCAGGCGATACACCGGCTCGGCCCGAGGGCCGCGCGGCCGTTCATGAACGTGACCTGCTCCGCGCTCCCCGAGACGCTCATGGAATCGGAGCTGTTCGGGCACGAGCGCGGCGCTTTCACCGACGCCCACGCGGCCAAGCGCGGACTGGTCGAGATGGCCGACGGCGGCACCCTCTTCCTCGACGAGATCGGCGAGCTGACCCCGGGTGTCCAGGCCAAGCTCCTCCGGTTCATCGAGGAGAAGACGTTCCGCCGCCTCGGCGCCACCCGCGATCTGAAGGTGGACGTGCGGATCATGGCCGCCACCAACCGGTCGCTCGCCGAGGAGGTCGATGCCGGACGGTTCCGCGCCGACCTCTTCTACCGGCTGCGGGTCATCCCCATCACCATGCCGCCGCTGCGCGAGCGACCCGAGGACATCGAGCCGCTGGCCAAGCACTTCGTGGCCCAGTTCAACCGCGAGCTCGGCAAGAGAGTGCGCGGGGTCGAGCCGGGCGCACTGGCCGTGCTGGCCCGCTATCCCTGGCCCGGCAACGTGCGGGAGCTCAAGAACGTCATCGAGCGCGCGGTGCTCCTCGCCGACGGCGAGACGCTCGGCACCCGTGAGCTGCCGCCCGAGCTGGCGGCGCCGCAGGCAAGCGCCGCCGTCTCTGGCGGGACGACGCTGGAGGAGGTCGAGCGCCGGCTCCTCGTCGCGGCGCTCGAGCACGCCCGAGGCAACCAGTCCCGCGCCGCGGAGGCGCTCGGCATCAGCCGGCATCAGGTGCGCACCCGGATGAAACGGTACGGCCTTCTCGCGGCCGCCTTGCTTGCCGTGGCGCCGCTCCTCCGGGCGCAGACGGCCGCGGAGCGGCGGACGAGCGCGCAGTGCGAGATCTGCCACGCCGACCGCGAGTTCCTCCACCGGCGGGCGCCGGCCGGCTACCATGCCGACTCGCTCTTCGTTTCGCGCGACGAGCTGAGCGGCACCGTCCACGCGTCCGTGCCCTGCGTGCGCTGCCACCCCATCCCCGGCCTCCTGCCGCACCCGGAGGAAGGGCGCGCGGTGGTGCCGTGCGGGACGTGCCACACCGAGGCGGATTCGCTGTGGCGGGCCGGTCCCCACGGGGGCCGCCGCGGCCGGGAGGAGGCGGGATGCGCGAGCTGTCACGGCACGCACGACGTGCGACCAAGCCGGGAGCTCGAGCGCGGCGCGGGCGCGATAGCGCTCTCGGCGCGCTGCGTGGCGTGTCACGCGGACCGGCCCTTCCCGCCGGGCGACGTGCACAAGGACCGGGTGAGCTGCGCCACGTGCCACGGGGCACACATGATCCAGCCGGTGCGCGATCCTGCCACGCGCGGCGTCCCCATCGCCATCTCGGAGCGGTGCGCGGGCTGCCACGACTCGGTGGCGACGGTCGCGTTCCGCGACGTCCACGGGATCGCGGCGCGCGCGCAGGTCGCGGGAGCGGCCCCGCTTCACGCCGACACCGCTGCCACCTGCGTTGCCTGCCACGGCGGCCACGGAATGAAGCCTGCACACGCCCTCGATCGCGAAGTGGCCCTGGTCGAGCGGTGCGGGGCCTGCCACCGGCGCGAGGGGGAGTCCTACGCCGACACCTACCACGGACGCGCGACGCGCGTCGGCTACTACCGCGCTGCGCGCTGCGTGGACTGCCACGGCTCTCACGAGATCTTCCCCTCCAGCGATCCCCGCGCGTCCACGTCCGCCGGGCGGAGGGTAGAGACTTGCGCCGCGTGCCACGGGTCGGCCGCGCGGCCCAGCTTCGTCTCCTACCGGGCCCACGTCCGTGCCCGCGATCCCTCCGACAGCCCGCCGGTCTTCGCCGCATGGCTGTTGATGAACGTGCTGCTCTTCTCGGTGTTCGCGGTGTTCGGGCTGCACACCGTGCTGTGGCTGGCGCGGCTGCTTGAGATCCGGTGGGCCGAGCGGCGGCGGCGGAAGGCGCTGGGGTTGCCCCCGCGGCCGAAGGAGCGCACGCCCATGGACAGCGCCGACCGGGGGAAAGGGCCGTACGTCTGGCGCTTCAAGCTCTTCCATCGCCTGGTGCACGGCGTCTCGGTCGTCAGCTTCTTCGCGCTCGTCATCACCGGCCTGCCGCTCCGCTTCTCGTGCGCGGTGTGGGCGGTGGACATGATGCGCCTCCTCGGCGGCACCCGTGTCGCCGGCCTGGTGCACCGCGGCGCCGGCGCCGTCACCGTGCTGTACTTCACCGCGCACGTCGTCTACACCACGGTGCTGCTCCTGCGCTCCACCAACCGGCGGGCGATGTTGTGGGGTCCCGACTCGGTGGTCCCGCAGCCCCAGGACTTCCGCGACTTCGTGCAGATGTTCAAGTGGTTCTTCGGCAGGGCGCCGTATCCGCGCTTCGGCCGGTACGGCTACAACGAGAAGTTCCACTACTTCGGCGCGTTCTGGGGGATCGTGCTGCTAGGTGGCACGGGACTGATCCGCTGGTTCCCGGGCATCTTCACGAGGATCCTGCCCGGCTGGGCGTTCAACGTCGCGGCGGTCATCCACTCCGAGGAGGCGATGCTCGCCGCCGGCTTCATGTTCCTCATCCACTTCTTCAACGTGCACCTCAGGCCGGACAAGTTCCCGCTGGACGGCGTGATGTTCACCGGCCGCGCCACGGCGGAGTCACTCGAGGCGGATCACCCGCTCACCGCCGAAACCTGGGGTGACCTGGCCTCGCGTCCGGTCAGCCCTCGCGCCGTCCCCGACGCGCCGGCGCCGCCGCCGCCGCGCTGGATGACGATCGCGGCTGCGACTCTGGGCCTGCTGGCTCTCGCCGTCGGACTGGTCATCGTCGGCATGATCATGTGGGTGCAACTATGCTAG
- a CDS encoding ATP-binding protein: MRLQDLSVRAKVLVTGLGALLVVLGTATLLSFRYWEREQFTLTADHALMAARAIRPSIEGALAHGQVGLVRERLDSLTNRPPAEGYRIVAFDGRVLLSSSPAEEGAKRIGAALPDPRDIPPEGLVVSGAGAPIVSAVVALSGVGGPGGRATLEFLLNEKKIGDTIRRGRTYGVVLTVLLGLGYAVVLGAMLEREIVAPLGQLRAGLARARAGEQGARVGMERRDEFGRLGASVDALIAREQQAERLAQTRGRTLVEQAGFAEVGALAAEVGHEIKRPLAGIKSAIELIAQEYAMSDGEKALLRRVDLELVQLDQTLRDLLSLAKPVGLNAQPTKLHEVIDAALVRLSGVPGSERVTVVRDYGPAVPVIDGDSARLEQAMHNLLVNAVEAMPGGGTLTVTTRSGGEDVAVDVADTGVGIAPENIDRILKPFFSTKPYGTGLGLALVARVVASHGGRVWVESEVGRGTVFHLRFPVRAAAAAAEMAEA, encoded by the coding sequence ATGAGGCTGCAAGACCTGTCGGTCCGCGCCAAGGTCCTCGTGACCGGGCTGGGCGCCCTGCTCGTGGTGCTGGGCACGGCGACGCTGCTGTCGTTCCGCTACTGGGAGCGTGAGCAGTTCACCCTCACCGCGGACCACGCGCTGATGGCCGCCCGCGCCATTCGGCCCTCGATCGAGGGCGCTCTGGCTCACGGACAGGTGGGACTGGTGCGCGAGCGGCTCGATTCGCTCACCAACCGTCCCCCCGCCGAGGGCTACCGGATCGTCGCGTTCGACGGCCGTGTTCTCCTCTCCAGCAGTCCTGCCGAGGAAGGCGCCAAGAGGATCGGCGCCGCGCTGCCGGACCCGCGGGACATTCCGCCCGAAGGGCTGGTAGTGAGCGGTGCCGGCGCGCCCATCGTCAGCGCCGTGGTTGCGCTTTCGGGCGTCGGAGGCCCGGGAGGGCGCGCCACGCTGGAGTTCCTGCTCAACGAGAAGAAAATAGGAGACACGATCCGTCGGGGACGCACCTACGGCGTGGTGCTCACCGTACTGCTAGGGCTCGGTTATGCCGTGGTGCTGGGCGCGATGCTCGAGCGCGAGATTGTCGCGCCGCTGGGACAGCTGCGCGCGGGATTGGCGCGGGCCAGGGCGGGCGAGCAGGGCGCGCGGGTGGGAATGGAGCGCCGCGACGAATTCGGCCGGCTGGGCGCATCGGTGGATGCGCTGATCGCCAGGGAGCAGCAGGCCGAGCGTCTCGCTCAGACCCGCGGGCGCACTCTCGTGGAGCAGGCGGGGTTCGCGGAGGTCGGGGCGCTGGCGGCGGAGGTCGGGCACGAGATCAAGCGTCCCCTCGCCGGCATCAAGAGCGCCATCGAGCTGATCGCGCAGGAGTATGCGATGAGCGACGGAGAGAAGGCGCTGCTACGGCGCGTGGACCTCGAGCTGGTGCAGCTCGATCAGACGCTGCGCGACCTCCTGAGCCTCGCCAAGCCGGTGGGCCTGAACGCGCAGCCCACGAAGCTGCACGAGGTGATAGACGCGGCGCTGGTGCGGCTCTCCGGCGTGCCGGGGTCCGAGCGGGTGACCGTGGTGCGCGACTACGGCCCCGCCGTCCCGGTCATCGATGGTGACTCGGCGCGGCTGGAGCAGGCGATGCACAACCTGCTGGTCAACGCGGTCGAAGCCATGCCGGGCGGGGGCACGCTCACCGTCACGACCCGCTCCGGCGGCGAGGATGTCGCGGTGGACGTGGCTGACACGGGAGTCGGGATCGCGCCCGAGAACATCGACCGCATCCTCAAGCCCTTCTTCTCCACCAAGCCGTACGGTACCGGCCTCGGTCTCGCGCTGGTGGCGCGCGTGGTCGCGTCGCACGGCGGTCGCGTGTGGGTCGAGAGCGAGGTCGGCCGGGGCACGGTCTTCCACCTGCGATTCCCGGTGCGCGCCGCGGCGGCCGCGGCGGAGATGGCGGAGGCCTGA